A genomic region of Catalinimonas niigatensis contains the following coding sequences:
- a CDS encoding thiamine pyrophosphate-requiring protein: MSKLVGDFLIDRIHEWGISRIYGYPGDGINGIMGALDRASDKVEFIQVRHEESASFMACGHAKFTGEVGLCLATSGPGAIHLLNGLYDAKMDHQPVVAIVGQQKQLAMGSDYQQEVDLISLYKDVAHEYVHMVTEPAQMRQVIDRAIRIAKAERTVTCVIIPNDVQEMDAVASPPKKHGSVFTGVGHASTRMLPTDDALRRAAEVLNEGKKVAILIGAGALHAGEEVKEVAELLGAGVAKALLGRAALPDHLPYVTGSIGLLGTKPSWELMNDCDTLFMIGSSFPYAEFLPDEGQARAVQIDIDGRMLSLRYPMEVNLQGDTKETLKALIPYLKRKEDRSWQENIMDEIKDWWKVLEARAMNDADSVNPQRVFWELSSRLPDKCILTSDSGSAANWFARDLKLREGMMASLSGNLATMCPGVPYAIAAKFAYPDRVAIALVGDGAMQMQGNNGLITIAKYWKRWSNPNLIILVLNNRDLNQVTWEQRVMSGDPEFEASQDIPDFPYAQYAEMLGLVGVKVDKPEDVARGWEKVLSADRPAVFEVVTDPNVPTVPPHFTFEQAMKYSKALIKGDPKERGIIRQTFKEMLQSVIPRKG, encoded by the coding sequence ATGAGCAAGCTAGTAGGTGATTTTTTAATAGACCGCATTCACGAGTGGGGTATTTCCCGTATTTATGGCTATCCTGGTGATGGTATTAATGGTATCATGGGCGCTTTGGATCGTGCCAGTGATAAAGTTGAATTTATTCAGGTGAGACATGAGGAGTCGGCTTCCTTTATGGCCTGTGGTCATGCCAAGTTTACCGGTGAAGTAGGGCTTTGCCTGGCCACCTCTGGTCCGGGAGCTATCCACTTACTGAATGGACTCTATGATGCCAAAATGGATCATCAACCGGTAGTGGCCATTGTAGGGCAGCAAAAACAACTGGCCATGGGAAGCGACTATCAGCAGGAAGTAGACCTTATCTCTTTGTACAAAGATGTAGCCCATGAATATGTACACATGGTTACTGAGCCTGCGCAGATGCGACAGGTCATTGACCGGGCTATCCGTATTGCCAAAGCAGAAAGAACGGTTACCTGTGTGATCATACCCAATGATGTGCAGGAAATGGATGCTGTGGCGTCACCTCCCAAAAAGCATGGTTCTGTATTTACCGGCGTCGGTCATGCCTCCACCCGCATGCTCCCTACGGATGACGCATTGCGGAGAGCAGCCGAAGTACTAAACGAAGGAAAAAAAGTGGCTATACTCATTGGTGCAGGAGCACTACATGCCGGAGAAGAAGTTAAAGAAGTAGCAGAACTATTGGGCGCTGGTGTTGCTAAAGCCTTATTAGGAAGAGCCGCCTTACCGGATCATCTTCCTTATGTGACAGGTTCCATTGGCCTTTTGGGCACTAAACCGAGTTGGGAGTTGATGAATGATTGTGACACCCTATTTATGATTGGCTCAAGCTTTCCATATGCTGAATTCTTACCGGATGAAGGGCAGGCGCGTGCTGTGCAGATAGACATTGATGGGCGTATGCTGAGTCTGCGATATCCTATGGAAGTAAACTTACAGGGAGATACCAAAGAAACCTTAAAAGCTCTGATTCCTTATTTGAAAAGAAAAGAAGATCGCTCCTGGCAGGAAAATATCATGGATGAGATCAAAGATTGGTGGAAGGTGCTGGAAGCCCGTGCAATGAATGATGCCGATTCGGTCAATCCACAGAGAGTCTTCTGGGAACTATCTTCACGCTTGCCCGACAAGTGTATCCTTACATCCGACTCAGGCTCGGCAGCCAACTGGTTTGCCCGTGATCTGAAGCTCAGGGAAGGGATGATGGCTTCTTTGTCTGGCAATCTGGCTACCATGTGCCCTGGAGTTCCTTATGCTATTGCTGCCAAGTTTGCTTATCCTGACAGAGTAGCTATTGCTTTGGTAGGGGATGGTGCCATGCAGATGCAGGGCAACAACGGCCTGATCACCATTGCCAAATACTGGAAGCGCTGGAGTAATCCTAACCTGATCATTCTGGTACTCAATAACCGTGACCTGAACCAGGTAACCTGGGAACAGAGAGTAATGTCTGGTGATCCCGAATTTGAAGCTTCACAGGATATACCTGATTTTCCTTATGCGCAATACGCAGAAATGCTGGGTCTGGTAGGGGTCAAGGTGGATAAACCCGAAGATGTAGCCCGAGGTTGGGAAAAAGTACTCTCCGCTGACCGGCCTGCGGTATTTGAGGTGGTGACCGATCCGAATGTGCCCACTGTGCCACCGCATTTTACC
- a CDS encoding sugar phosphate isomerase/epimerase family protein: MTKVGFNVLAWSAVMSDELMPIIDRLKEIGYDGVEFFVGSADDAAYQRIGKHVQERGLEATTVSVMSKDENPIDPSSAVRKKAIDRLKWLIDRSHAMQAKVLCGPLHSAHAVFAQHAPQDNEYGWAAEVLHAAGEHAAQADVTLGLEALNRFECYLCNTMEQLTRLIKQTDHPNVKAMFDTHHANIEEKKLSKAIETIAPLLAHVHISENDRGTPGDGHVPWDDAFSALADIHYDGWLTIEAFSRNDPAFANSIGVWREYSKPWDIAEQGFALIHQMKSKYHL; the protein is encoded by the coding sequence ATGACTAAAGTAGGATTTAATGTGCTGGCCTGGTCAGCAGTAATGTCAGATGAACTTATGCCCATAATTGACAGATTGAAAGAGATCGGCTACGATGGGGTGGAGTTTTTTGTGGGCTCAGCGGATGATGCAGCTTATCAGCGGATAGGGAAACACGTGCAGGAAAGGGGCCTGGAGGCTACTACGGTATCTGTCATGAGTAAGGACGAAAATCCCATTGACCCTTCCTCAGCAGTACGGAAAAAGGCGATAGATCGCCTCAAATGGTTGATAGACCGTTCGCATGCTATGCAGGCCAAAGTTTTGTGCGGCCCTCTTCATTCAGCCCATGCCGTTTTTGCCCAGCATGCACCTCAGGACAATGAATATGGCTGGGCTGCCGAAGTGCTGCATGCCGCCGGTGAACATGCTGCGCAAGCGGATGTCACTTTGGGTTTGGAAGCCCTTAACCGCTTTGAATGTTATTTGTGCAATACGATGGAGCAACTGACCAGGTTGATCAAACAAACGGATCATCCCAATGTCAAAGCCATGTTTGATACGCACCATGCCAACATTGAGGAGAAGAAACTTTCTAAAGCAATAGAAACCATTGCCCCGCTGCTTGCGCACGTACATATAAGCGAAAACGACAGGGGTACTCCCGGCGATGGGCACGTGCCCTGGGACGATGCTTTCTCAGCTTTGGCAGACATACATTATGACGGCTGGCTTACCATTGAAGCTTTTTCAAGGAATGATCCGGCTTTCGCCAATTCTATTGGGGTATGGCGTGAGTATTCCAAGCCCTGGGATATTGCAGAACAAGGCTTTGCATTGATCCATCAGATGAAGAGCAAATACCATTTGTAA